One part of the Sciurus carolinensis chromosome 6, mSciCar1.2, whole genome shotgun sequence genome encodes these proteins:
- the Tlx3 gene encoding T-cell leukemia homeobox protein 3: MEAPASAQTPHPHEPISFGIDQILNSPDQDSAPAPRGPDGASYLGGPPGGRPGATYPSLPASFAGLGAPFEDAGSYSVNLSLAPAGVIRVPAHRPLPGAVPPPLPSALPAMPSVPTVSSLGGLNFPWMESSRRFVKDRFTAAAALTPFTVTRRIGHPYQNRTPPKRKKPRTSFSRVQICELEKRFHRQKYLASAERAALAKSLKMTDAQVKTWFQNRRTKWRRQTAEEREAERQQASRLMLQLQHDAFQKSLNDSIQPDPLCLHNSSLFALQNLQPWEEDSSKVPAVTSLV; the protein is encoded by the exons ATGGAGGCGCCCGCCAGCGCGCAGACCCCGCACCCGCACGAGCCCATCAGTTTCGGCATCGACCAGATCCTCAACAGCCCGGACCAGGACAGCGCACCCGCCCCGCGGGGCCCCGACGGCGCCAGCTACCTGGGAGGGCCCCCCGGGGGCCGTCCGGGCGCCACATACCCGTCTCTGCCCGCCTCCTTTGCCGGCCTCGGCGCGCCGTTCGAGGACGCGGGATCTTACAGTGTCAACCTGAGCCTAGCGCCCGCCGGCGTGATCCGAGTGCCAGCGCACAGGCCGCTGCCCGGGGCCGTGCCGCCGCCTCTGCCCAGCGCGCTGCCCGCCATGCCCTCCGTGCCCACGGTCTCCAGCCTGGGCGGCCTCAATTTCCCCTGGATGGAGAGCAGCCGCCGCTTTGTGAAAGACCGCTTCACAG CGGCCGCCGCGCTCACGCCCTTCACGGTGACCCGGCGCATCGGCCACCCCTACCAGAACCGGACGCCGCCCAAGCGCAAGAAGCCTCGGACATCCTTTTCCCGGGTGCAGATCTGCGAGCTGGAAAAGCGCTTCCATCGCCAGAAGTACCTGGCCTCGGCCGAGAGGGCGGCGCTCGCCAAGTCCCTCAAAATGACAGACGCGCAGGTCAAGACCTGGTTCCAAAACCGGAGGACCAAGTGGCG GCGGCAGACGGCGGAGGAGCGGGAGGCGGAGCGGCAGCAGGCGAGCCGGCTCATGCTGCAGCTGCAACACGACGCCTTCCAAAAGAGCCTCAACGACTCCATCCAGCCCGACCCGCTCTGTCTGCACAACTCATCGCTCTTTGCTCTGCAGAATCTGCAACCCTGGGAGGAGGATAGTTCCAAGGTCCCCGCCGTCACCTCACTGGTGTGA